In Pantoea cypripedii, the DNA window ATCGCGCTCAGTGGGCATCGCCATGAGTTGGTTCAGCGAATGTAAGGCGGTTTTTGCCTGCTGGAAGCGAATGGCCAGCCCGACCACCGCCGCCAGCGGTGATAATGAGCGTCCTGACAGGATCACCATCCCGACCAGAGCGCCCATGGTCATTTCCCCGGCATGAATCAGATACACCCCCCACAGCACGATCAGAATGGTACAGACCTGCTGGACGTAACTGACAAAATTACTGGTCAGGCTCGACAGATAGCGGGTCTTCATCGATGATGCCGCCGCCAATGCGCTGAAATCATTCCAGCGTTTTTGCATCACACCTTCCCCCTTTGCCGCTTTGAGGGTTTCCAGCCCGACGATGGTTTCGATGACCAATCCCTGTTTCTGCGAGATCTCACTGATGTTCTCTTTCATGTAACGCGACAACGGCCACTGAATGGCGATTGCGGCAATGATAATCACCGGGATCGCCAGCAATGGAATCATCGCCAGCGGCCCGCCGATGGCGAACATGATGCTGAGGAACAACAGACAGAAGGGGAGATCAGACAGCGTCGCCAGCGTGGCTGAGGAGAGAAAATCCCTGACCGATTCAAATTCACGTAGCTGGTTAGCAAACGAACCGGCTGAGCGCGGTTTACACTCCATTCGCATCGCCAGCGTTTTGCGAAACAGCAGCGAACCTACCAGCAGATCGGTTTTTTTTCCGGCAGAATCGACCAGCCAGGTTCTTATCTGCTTCGCGATAAACTCGAAGGTAATGGCGATCAGCACACCGATAGCCAGCGACCAGAGCGTGGCATAAGCCCCGGTTGGTACGACCCTGTCATAGACGTTCATGGTGAAAAATGTGGTCGACAACGTCAGCACATTGGCCAGTAACGCAGCCAGCGCGGCGCTGTAGAAGTACTGGCGAAAGCGCCAGAGGTTGGAAAACAGCCAATGCCCCGAACGACCGCTGGCGGGCAAAATATCCTGGTCACCACGGGCAACGGGCTGCACCTTCAATCGGGTCAACATGGCGAAACCTGCAGCCTCTTTAGCCAATGTCTCTGCTGAAACATGGTGCAGGGTCCCGTCGGTGGGCGTCAGCAGGCTGTATTGCCCTTCATGCTTTTTCTGCAGGATCACATATTCGCCGGTTGTCATGGCGATGATGAGCGGGTAGAGCGATTCAGACAGGGTCAGAATGTCCCTCTCCACCCATCCCGCCTGAATCCCGGCCTGTTCCAGCATCAGCACGGCAATATCGGGAGCCAGGCATTCACCGCGGGGAAGGCCTGCATACAGCACATCGGCACTGGCAGATTTTCCATGGTGTCTGACAAGCCAGGTGATAGCGCAGAGTAAGGTATCTTTCTCCTGGTGTGCAGAAGATGACGGGTGACTAATTTCTTTCATAATGAAGTTTTCTAATCCTGGATAAGGGTAATGTCATCTGCCTTTATTTTTCTTTTCTCTGTATTTTTATTTTATAAGTGGTGCCGGCATGGGATGAAAAGATTGGCGGGGGATAATAATCGGGAGTTTGACTTAATTCCTGTGATTAATTTATGACATCTGATTTTAAGTCTGATTTTCCAGGTAATATTGTTTTATTTTAATGGGTTAATTTATTTTTTGTGTCATTTGTTAAGTTGGTGGATAGGATTTTTTCAGGACCATTTCATATATATAGCTGCCTCGATATATATATTTGGATTAATTCAACATTTATCATCCTGTCAGTTGCTTACCTTTAATAAAGCAATGCCAGAGATAAATCTTAATCCTGTGCTTTAGCATAGAAATGATACTGAAATACAACACCGGGAAATTTATATGACATATTCATCGTCAACGGACGACTTATTGCATCGTGCAACGAATATTAACGGCAGCGAAAATAACGTTATCATCAAAGTTGAGCCGTTAACGCAATTAACTATCCAGTCACCACCGCATGGACAGATTGCGTTAAAAGCGGGCGCAGACATCGCTTCGATCAAAAGCCTGAGGTTTGTGCGTCATGGTAATGATCTGGAAATTTTTACCGGGCATGGCAAACATCCAGTGGTGTTGATCGAAGATTATTATGCACAGGAGACACCGCCGGACATCTACGGTATTGACGACCAGGGTCATCGCTATAGCTGGTCATCAAGCGGAGAGACTTCGCTGGTCAGCGCGCTGACAGAAGGCGAAAGCAGTACGGGGCAAGCGATACCCGTAGCAGAAGGAGACAGTGCCCCCGGGGCTCAGGCAACAGATGGCGCAGCAGCGGCCGGGCAGCAGGATGATAACGACGATAAAGGTGCCGCAGGTCTCTTCGGCATGTCCGGTGGCTGGGCAGCAGCAGCGGCAGGTCTCGCTACTGCAGCGATTGCTGGCGGAGTTATTGCGGCTTCACATCATGGTGGCGGCTCAGACGATCATTCCGGCAGTGACAGCAACGCCCGTCCGCCAAATCCCGCCTATGACATTGCGATCTTTGATAAAGACGGCAACCGCATTGCGGGCGATACCACCAACATCGCGACTCCGGTGATTCAGGGTAAAGCGGAACCCGGCATGACCGTCACCATTAAAGATGGCGATACGGTGATTGGCTCTGCCGTTGTTGATGGGAATGGCGACTGGCAGCTAACCCCGGATGCCCCGCTGGCGGAAGGCGACAGCAATTTGCAGGTGGATGTCACCAATCCAGGGGGAAACAGCACCACATCGGATATCACACTGAACGTTGATACCACGCCGCCCCCAGGCACGCTGTCTGATTTGCAGTTGATCAACGACAATGATCCGGCAAATCCTGTGGCGATTACCGCTGGCATTACCAACGACGCCACTCCGACAATCACCGGTACTGTCGCCGATGCAGAGGCAGGTGATCGTGTGGTCATTAAGGATGGCGATAAGGTGCTGGGGTATGCGGACATTGATGCCAATGGCCACTGGACCTATACGCCAGATCATGACCTGGGTGAGGGGCAGCATCAACTCACTGCGGAATTGCAGGATGCTGCGGGTAACCGTGGCGCATCGCAACAGGTTGATTTGCAAGTCGATACCACCTCTCCTGATGCGGCACAAAATATCACGGTGGATGACCGGGACGGTAATGCCAATAACGGCACAAATACCAACGACAGCACCCCTGCGATTCACGGCCAGGCTGAACCGGGCAGCACCGTCACCATTAAAGATGGCGATACGGTGATTGGATCTGCGGTGGTTGATGGTAACGGCGACTGGCAGGTAACCCCGAATGCACCGCTGGGTGAAGGCGGCAATGAATTGGTGGTCGAAGTGACGGATCCCGCCGGTAACAGCACGCAATCCGATCTGACCATCACTGTCGATACCACGCCTCCGGACAGCGTCAGTACCATCCGGATCACCAATGATGCCAACGAAACCATTGATGGATCAAAGCCGACCAACGACAGCACCCCGCACATCAGCGGCCATGTAGATGGGGCGCAGCCGGGGGACAAAGTGATCGTCAAAGATGATGGAAAAGTGTTGGGCGAAGCGGCAATAGACGAAAACGGCGACTGGCAGTTTACCCCGCAACCTGCGTTGGGCGATGGCGAACACAAGGTTACCGCCACCGTCACCGATGCGGTAGGCAACCAGGGGACACCGTCCACCCGTATCGACTATACCCAGGATACTCAGGCACCGACTTCCACCAGTACCCTCGAAATTACTAACGATGATGGCGGCATAATTAACGGCACCAATCCCACCAACGACAGCACCCCGCACATCGGCGGCCATGTCGCTGGCGCGCAAGCGGGGGATAAGGTGATCATCAAAGACGACGGTAAAGTGTTGGGTGAAGCTGCAATTGATGCAAATGGCGACTGGACATTTATTCCGGACCCGGCGCTGGGCGATGGCGAACACAAAATTACCGCCACCGTCGCTGATGAGGCTGGCAACCAGGGCACCCCGTCTTACACGGTGGAGTATAACCAGAATACTCAGCCGGAAGAGGGCACCAGCACCCTGATTATCACCGACGACCATCAGAAGGTGATTGATCACAACCATCCCACCAACGACAGCACGCCAAATTTCAGTGGTCATGTAACGGGGGCAAAACCGGGTGATAAGGTCATCATTAAAGACGGCAAAGATCAATTGGCTGACGTTGCCATCGACGCCGAAGGTAACTGGACCTTTACCCCGGACAACGGTCTGGGAGAAGGACCACACCATATCACAGTGACGGTCACTGACTCCGCAGGGAATATAGGTGCAACCACCGGCCCGGTGGATTATACCCAGGATACCGTTCCTCCAGCGCCAGCGACCGATATCGTGATCACCAATGATCAGACTCACGAAGTCATTCTTGCCAATGGTGTGACCAACGATAAATCGCCGACGCTCAGCGGCAATGCGGAAGCGGGCAGCACGGTAAACATCCTCGATAAGGATGGCAACGTGTTGATATCCGTGAAAGCAGATGATCAGGGAGCGTGGCGCACCGAGGTGCCTGATCTGGCTGACGGCCGCTATGATCACATGCAGGTTCAGGTTGTGGATGCGGCAGGGAACCATAGCGAAACGGCTGTGCCGATTTTCAATGTGGACACCGCTAATCACAATACGACGACCATCGTCACCGACTCAGAAAAAACCGATGCAACGCCAACCTTCAGCGGGCAGGTCACTCTCAAGGATAATGACACTTACGATACAGTGACGGTCACCATTAAGGATGATCAGGGCAAGATTATTGCCAGTGACGTGAAGGTCAATCCTGACGGCAGCTGGAGCTACACACCGGATGATCAACATTCACTCGATACCGGCCCGCACCATATCAGCGCGGTGGTTGTGGACCAGGCGACTAACGAATCAGAACCGGGTTATCTGAACGGCAGCGCAGACGGCAGCTGGACAGTGCTGCCCGCAGAGCCTGTTGTACTTTTTTCTGATGCGGGCAAGGGAACCGGGGACAACTTTGGCTATGCCATCACGACCAGCGAAGATTTTATCTATATCACCGCCCCCCGCGGAGGATTAAATCAGGCAGGAAGTGAAAACTATCAGGGGGTGATTTACGCCGTCGCCAAACAGTATGCCTGGATGATTACCGAAAGCACCAGCATGGAAGCGTTGTTCAAAGCACATCCGGGAATTGGCACAATTATTACCAACAGCAGTGCCGTGGCTAATGCCAATGGGGATGGCAGTGATCTGATGGGTTATGGTATCAAGGCGCTTGATAATGGCTGGGTGGCGATTTATTCACACTGGAATGACAAGGCCTTCTTCGTTAAGGAACCGTTGCCGAATAATTTCGATCTTAAAGAGATTTCAAATGCTGAAGGCGGCCACAGTCCTTATGGTTTTATGATGACCGATACGGATTGGGGGAAATATTTTGGCTTCAACGTTGGATCTGTCGCCAACGCGGATGGCACGCTGACATTTCTGATCAGCGACATTTCAGCTCCACGCGGCCAGCAGGGTGTGATCACTACCGTCACTTTTGATCCCGAACACGGAAAGTGGGGGAACATCAAGCTACAACCCGATCCGACAAACGGGACTCCGCATGCTCCGTGGGTGCCGATTACCACACCCGATGGCATGGTGGTGGGGAATATCGACTATGAAGATTACACCAATGCCGCAGGCTCTACTCAAAACTATAACTTCGGCTCCGATATTCAGATGCTGGGGGATATTTTTGGTAACCAGCAACAGTACCTTGCTATTCAGGACGCTGAGTCAGCCGTGAAGAATGGTGCGGGACGTGGCACCTGGTATCTCTATAAAGTCCCTGAAGATGGGTTGCCCAATAGTTTCAGCGTGGCCGATGCGACTGCGGATCCGACTCAGCTGATTCGTATCCATAACATCGGTGAGGGTATATTAAATGAAATCAATGCGCGCCCAATTGCCGATGGTGGCGGAGCTGAACAAATCCCGCACAACCATAATATTGCCAATCTCGGCGGATTCAGCAATGGCACCGATACGGACATTGCGATCGGTTCCAGTACTGATTATTCCGGTTCAGGCAATGGCAAGGTATGGGTTCTGCACGCCAACAAGATCAAGGGCGATATCAATATTGGGGTCAACGAGACGGTTAAAGATTTCGACACCCAATACGGTTATGGCATCGTCAGTACCAACCATCCCGGCAGCAAGCAGGGTTTTGGTCTCAATGTCATCGGTGGCTATGACTTCAATGGTGACGGCATCAACGATCTGGTCATCAGCGACCCACTGGCGGTGAATAACAACAAAGTTGTCGGGGCGGTGTATGTCGTCTATGGCGGCCATGAAAAGGATTATGAGGATGCCCTGAAGGCCAACCATGGTCAGATCGACATTAAGACCATACTCGAAAACGGCTGGGGGGAAGTGCATTACGGCAGCGTTGAAAATCAGTACTTTGGCTGGTCGGTAGATGTCGTTGATATGAACAAAGATGGTCACCCTGATCTGCTGGTCGGTGCGCCCTCGCAGATCGGGGCTGCAACCACCGATAAAAATCCCAACGCGCAATACAACGGTCAGGTGTATGTGATTTATAACACCCATGATGCGCCAGTAGCGGATGACACGACGCCAGCGGCTCGTGCGTTTAATGTTGATGAACCAAACCATCACGATGATAGCGGTATTGCGTTGCTGCTGGATGGCGATCACCAGAACATCGATCTGGCCAACCTGGTGGATGCCCTGAAGGAGATGCATAACATTGATATGTCCAACGGCAATAACACCCTGAAAGTGGATAATCAGACGCTGGATAAGGTGGAGGGTGAAAATCATGATGCCCTGATCGTCAATGGCGAGAATGGCAACGTTGAACTAAGCGGTGGGGCTGATCACTGGCAGGATAACGGCACCGTCACCATTGATGGCAAGGTTTATCATGATTACCACAGCAGTGGTCAATCGGAAGTCCTGATTGAAGACAGGATCCACGTCACCATCCTGTAATCACATCATAAAACGCCCGGGGCCAGCGTGGTAACACGGCTGGCCCCGGTTATTTATGCGAACACTTACCCCAGCGTTCCTGTCAGGCGACGATGGAAATCACTGCTGCGGTTATCCAGTCCGATAAAGGTCACGGTGGCACCATGACGTTGATAGCGATATTCAATGGCGTCCAGCGCCGCGACACTGGAAGCATCCCAGATCTGCGCATGGGTCAAATCAATGGTCACTGATGCAGGATCGTGCGCGTAGTCAAAATGTTCGAACAGATCGTTGCTGCTGGCAAAAAACAACGGGCCACGCACGGTGTAATGTACCTGGTCACCTTCATCACTCAGCTGCCGTTCGGCGTGAATTACATGCGCAATACGGCGCGCAAACAGCATCATGGCAAGGATCACCCCAACTAACACGCCCAGTGCCAGGTTACCGGTCCATACCGTCATGGCAACGGTCAGCACCATAACCAGCGTTTCTGACCACGGCATGCGTTTCAGTGTCGCTGGGTGCAGGCTATGCCAGTTCACGGTTTTCACTGCCACCACCATCATAATGCCTGCCAGCACCACCATTGGGATCTGCGCCATGATCTGGCTCAGGCCGGTCACCAGCAGTAGCAGCACCAGACCGGCGGCGACGGTGGAAACGCGGGTGCGGGCTTTACCCAGTTCCACGTTAACAATGGTCTGGCCGATCATGGCACAACCGGCAATCCCGCCATAAAACCCGGCCAGAATATTGGCGATACCCAGCCCCCAGGACTCGCGGCGTTTGCTGGATGGGGTGTCGGTAATATCATCCACCAGTTTTGCGGTCAGCAGTGATTCCATCAGGCCAACAAAGGCAATGCTGAGCGCCGTCGGCCAGATGATTTGCAACGTTTGCAGGTTAAACGGCACCAGCAGCGTGGTGAACCCCGGTAATCCGGCTGTCATCGGGCCTTCATCACCCACATTGGGTACGCGATAGCCCAGCAGCAGCGCAATAGCGGTCACGACCACAATCGCCACCAGCGGAGAGGGAACGCTTTTCAGCACTTTCGGCAGCAACAACACAATCGCCAGCGTAACGGCAAACAGCACCCATACCAGGCCGGACTGGCCCCAGACATGGGGCACCTGGGCAAAGAAAATCAGAATACCGAGCGCGTTGACGAAACCAATCATCACCGAGCGTGGGATATAGCGCATCATGCGCGCCATGCCAGCGAGGCCAAACAAAATCTGAATCACGCCACCCATCACCACGGCGGGCAGAATATATTCCACGCCGTGCGCGTGTACCATGGGGCCTATCACCAGTGCTACCGAGCCTGCGGCGGCGGTGACCATCGCCGGGCGGCCACCCAGCAGGGATAACGTCAGGCACAGCACCACCGACGCCACCAGGCTGACTTTAGGATCAACACCGGCAATCACGGAAAAAGAGATGACTTCAGGAATCAGGGCCAGCGCAGTAATAATCCCGGCCAGACATTCGCGGGTGAGAAGGGCAGGCGAGCGTAATACGCGGCTTACCGTGAGATCTTCGGATGGATGACTCATAAATTGTGCAGGCTCTTTTATTATGTTGCGCTTACCAAACGGTAGGCAGTAACCAGATGAGAAACGGACAGGGAAAAGGATGTTACCGGTCAATGCTGGGGGATGCCAGACTAAATCTGTGTTCAGGTGGGGGATTCCATCCGTGGAATCGTGATTTATACCAGGACATCATCCGGTGTTTTATGCACCACGATCTCCAGCAGCTGGCGATAAATATCCAGTTGAGCCACATCATTTTCCTGCTCCAGCCGGACAATCAGGGCAGAAATAATTGCCTTATTGGTGACGGGCATACCGGTTTGCAGAATTTCAGCAACGATTTGACCAAATACAGCCATTTGCTTGTCTGCACTTTCACTCGCCAGATTGAAATATCGCGCGATGGCCTGATCGCGGCTTATAACGGCATTTTGCATGTGTAAAGTCCTAAAATTCAGTCTGATGAGAATCATCAGACTCACGATGATAAAACTCTCACGCGGACAGGCGTGAAAGACCCAACGTCATCTCACAGACAAAAAAGACGCCTCTGGAGGTGGAAATCCACAACACCTTCAGAGGCGGCACAACGTGCATTATTCGTTACAGGACCGTTAACCAGTCCCCGGACAATAAACTTATACAATGACTCTCAATCTGTACAAGGTAAACATGAACATTTTGTGCTATTCATCCATTTATCGCCAGATAAATAGACGGTTACCTCACATAACCTATACAGCAAGGATGTACAGCTTCATGGGTTGTGTCAAATTTCGCACTACCATGGTCATCGTGAATTAATCAGGGGTGCTGGGGTATTTTCATTCGCAACCGGGTCTGCGTATAATAACGTCACTGTTTAGTTAGACATCTAACCATTAGGTCACTATCTTTTGACTGACTATCCACAACCCTTCTCCCGTTTATTACATCTCACTGCGCATGCGTGGCGGCTGGCGGTTGACCGCCGTCTGAAAGAGAGCGGGCTGAGTATGAGTAGCTGGATGGCCATCGCTACGGTGGCGACGGCAAATGAACCACCGACGCAAAAAGCCCTGGCGCAATTGCTGGGTCTGGAAGAGGCCAGTGTGGTACCACTGGTGGATCGGCTGGTGAAACAACAATTGCTGGCGCGCGTCCAGCCCCAGGAGGATCGCCGCAAGCGCCTGCTGATGCTGACGGAGCAGGGCAACATTGCCTTCGCGGAAGTAAAAACTCAGGCTGATACGCTACGCGCCCAGTTGCTGGCTGATATTGACCCACAGGCACTGGCCGTCACTGAGCATGTGTTGCAGCAACTACTGACGCGGCTGGGGACGTTATAACGGTGGCGAAGCGCAATCCCTATGCCCAGCGAGAGTGGTTGCCACACGAGAAACCGATGCTGCCGGGGTCGCCTTCCACGCCACTGCATTCGCCAGCCATGCGCATCGCCTTTGGTCTGATTGGCCTGCTGATCTCCATCACCGGTGCGCTGAGCAATGCGCTGGTCACCGCCAATCTGACCAATCTGCAAGGCACCTTCGCCGCGTACTCCAATGAAATTGCCTGGTTACCCGCGGTATATGTCATGGGTAATATCTCTATCAACCTGTTACTGGTGAAGTTTCGCCAGCAATTTGGTCTGCGTCTGTTCACCGAAGCCTTCCTGGTGTTGTATGTGCTGGTGGCGTTTTTTCATCTGCTGGCCAACGATCTCAGCTCGGCGATTATTGTGCGTACTGCGCACGGCATGGTGGGGGCAGCGCTGAGTTCGCTGGGGATTTATTACCAGGTTCAGGCATGGCCCGCGAAACATCGCCTGAAAGCGCTGGTGATTGGCCTGACCGCTTCGCAGCTGGCGATCCCGCTGGCGCGGCTGTTCTCCACGGAATTGCTACAACTGGATGAGTGGCGCGGGTTGTATCTGTTCGAGCTGGGACTGGCGATGATCGCGCTGGGTTGCGTGTTGGTGGTGAAGCTGCCGCCGGGTGATCGCATCAAAGCGTTCGAAAAACTCGATTTTCTCACCTTTATTTTGCTGGCTCCCGGCATGGCGCTGATTTGTGCGGTGCTGTCCCTTGGACGCATTGAATGGTGGTTTACCACGCCGTGGCTGGGCATATCCCTGGCGATTGCGCTGGTGTTGATTGTTGCAGCGGTGGTGCTGGAACATAACCGGCAAAATCCCCTGATCAATACGCGCTGGCTGAGCAACGGCATGATGGTGCGGCTGGGCATCGTGATGATCATGATGCGTATCGTGCTGGCGGAGCAGAACACCGGGGCCGTGGGTTTCCTGCAACAGCTGGGTTTGCTTAACGATCAAATGCGCGGCATGGCGCTGGCGATCATTCTGGGGGTGGTGGCGGGCATCGTATTGAGTGCGCTGACCATCCGGCCCACCCATCTCAGTTGGCCGATTGTATTCTCGCTGCTGGTAATGATCATTGCCTCGCTGATGGATGCGCAATCCAGCCCGCTGACGCGCGGCGATAACATGTATTTCAGTCAGTTTTTGCTCGGTTTTAGCAGCGCTTTTTTTCTGGCCCCCGCCATGCTGCTGGGCATTGGCAGCGTGGTCACGCAGCCGAAAAACCTGGTCAGTTTTGTCGTGCTGTTCGGCATGAGCCAGAATCTCGGCGGGCTGATTGGCGCAGCGATCCTCGGCACCTTCCAGACCTGGCGCGAAAAATATCACTCCAGCCTGCTGGGCGATCAGTTGTCGCAGCTCAACCCGAATGTCACCGAGCGTCTCAGCCAATACAGCGCCCTGTTTAGCAGCCAGTTGCCGGATGGCACCCTGCTCAGCGCGCAGAGCAGCAGCCAGTTGCAGACGATTGCGACGCTGCAATCCAACATCCTCGCTTATAACGATACCTATTATCTCACCGCTGGCCTGGCCCTGATCACGCTGATGTGGGTGCTCTGGCGACTC includes these proteins:
- a CDS encoding SulP family inorganic anion transporter translates to MSHPSEDLTVSRVLRSPALLTRECLAGIITALALIPEVISFSVIAGVDPKVSLVASVVLCLTLSLLGGRPAMVTAAAGSVALVIGPMVHAHGVEYILPAVVMGGVIQILFGLAGMARMMRYIPRSVMIGFVNALGILIFFAQVPHVWGQSGLVWVLFAVTLAIVLLLPKVLKSVPSPLVAIVVVTAIALLLGYRVPNVGDEGPMTAGLPGFTTLLVPFNLQTLQIIWPTALSIAFVGLMESLLTAKLVDDITDTPSSKRRESWGLGIANILAGFYGGIAGCAMIGQTIVNVELGKARTRVSTVAAGLVLLLLVTGLSQIMAQIPMVVLAGIMMVVAVKTVNWHSLHPATLKRMPWSETLVMVLTVAMTVWTGNLALGVLVGVILAMMLFARRIAHVIHAERQLSDEGDQVHYTVRGPLFFASSNDLFEHFDYAHDPASVTIDLTHAQIWDASSVAALDAIEYRYQRHGATVTFIGLDNRSSDFHRRLTGTLG
- a CDS encoding biofilm/acid-resistance regulator YmgB/AriR; translation: MQNAVISRDQAIARYFNLASESADKQMAVFGQIVAEILQTGMPVTNKAIISALIVRLEQENDVAQLDIYRQLLEIVVHKTPDDVLV
- a CDS encoding type I secretion system permease/ATPase; this encodes MKEISHPSSSAHQEKDTLLCAITWLVRHHGKSASADVLYAGLPRGECLAPDIAVLMLEQAGIQAGWVERDILTLSESLYPLIIAMTTGEYVILQKKHEGQYSLLTPTDGTLHHVSAETLAKEAAGFAMLTRLKVQPVARGDQDILPASGRSGHWLFSNLWRFRQYFYSAALAALLANVLTLSTTFFTMNVYDRVVPTGAYATLWSLAIGVLIAITFEFIAKQIRTWLVDSAGKKTDLLVGSLLFRKTLAMRMECKPRSAGSFANQLREFESVRDFLSSATLATLSDLPFCLLFLSIMFAIGGPLAMIPLLAIPVIIIAAIAIQWPLSRYMKENISEISQKQGLVIETIVGLETLKAAKGEGVMQKRWNDFSALAAASSMKTRYLSSLTSNFVSYVQQVCTILIVLWGVYLIHAGEMTMGALVGMVILSGRSLSPLAAVVGLAIRFQQAKTALHSLNQLMAMPTERDKQAHFLPSPPLKGDIALRQVGFHYPKTGLHDPLPILHPLNINIRPGERVAILGSIGSGKSTLLKILARLYLPTQGQMTMDALDVNQIDPADWRSVCGYVCQDNRLFQGTLRQNIIMGNPAVSTEHFLQVATLTGIDAIARRHPSGYDMPVGEMGQGLSGGQKQLVSLARCLLLNPSILLMDEPTSSMDSTAEAQFIAQLKQVIQQKTLVIVTHRAAVLSLVERIIVLEDGKILADGPKAPILARLSQSSTSGRKEASHA
- a CDS encoding Ig-like domain-containing protein, with the translated sequence MTYSSSTDDLLHRATNINGSENNVIIKVEPLTQLTIQSPPHGQIALKAGADIASIKSLRFVRHGNDLEIFTGHGKHPVVLIEDYYAQETPPDIYGIDDQGHRYSWSSSGETSLVSALTEGESSTGQAIPVAEGDSAPGAQATDGAAAAGQQDDNDDKGAAGLFGMSGGWAAAAAGLATAAIAGGVIAASHHGGGSDDHSGSDSNARPPNPAYDIAIFDKDGNRIAGDTTNIATPVIQGKAEPGMTVTIKDGDTVIGSAVVDGNGDWQLTPDAPLAEGDSNLQVDVTNPGGNSTTSDITLNVDTTPPPGTLSDLQLINDNDPANPVAITAGITNDATPTITGTVADAEAGDRVVIKDGDKVLGYADIDANGHWTYTPDHDLGEGQHQLTAELQDAAGNRGASQQVDLQVDTTSPDAAQNITVDDRDGNANNGTNTNDSTPAIHGQAEPGSTVTIKDGDTVIGSAVVDGNGDWQVTPNAPLGEGGNELVVEVTDPAGNSTQSDLTITVDTTPPDSVSTIRITNDANETIDGSKPTNDSTPHISGHVDGAQPGDKVIVKDDGKVLGEAAIDENGDWQFTPQPALGDGEHKVTATVTDAVGNQGTPSTRIDYTQDTQAPTSTSTLEITNDDGGIINGTNPTNDSTPHIGGHVAGAQAGDKVIIKDDGKVLGEAAIDANGDWTFIPDPALGDGEHKITATVADEAGNQGTPSYTVEYNQNTQPEEGTSTLIITDDHQKVIDHNHPTNDSTPNFSGHVTGAKPGDKVIIKDGKDQLADVAIDAEGNWTFTPDNGLGEGPHHITVTVTDSAGNIGATTGPVDYTQDTVPPAPATDIVITNDQTHEVILANGVTNDKSPTLSGNAEAGSTVNILDKDGNVLISVKADDQGAWRTEVPDLADGRYDHMQVQVVDAAGNHSETAVPIFNVDTANHNTTTIVTDSEKTDATPTFSGQVTLKDNDTYDTVTVTIKDDQGKIIASDVKVNPDGSWSYTPDDQHSLDTGPHHISAVVVDQATNESEPGYLNGSADGSWTVLPAEPVVLFSDAGKGTGDNFGYAITTSEDFIYITAPRGGLNQAGSENYQGVIYAVAKQYAWMITESTSMEALFKAHPGIGTIITNSSAVANANGDGSDLMGYGIKALDNGWVAIYSHWNDKAFFVKEPLPNNFDLKEISNAEGGHSPYGFMMTDTDWGKYFGFNVGSVANADGTLTFLISDISAPRGQQGVITTVTFDPEHGKWGNIKLQPDPTNGTPHAPWVPITTPDGMVVGNIDYEDYTNAAGSTQNYNFGSDIQMLGDIFGNQQQYLAIQDAESAVKNGAGRGTWYLYKVPEDGLPNSFSVADATADPTQLIRIHNIGEGILNEINARPIADGGGAEQIPHNHNIANLGGFSNGTDTDIAIGSSTDYSGSGNGKVWVLHANKIKGDINIGVNETVKDFDTQYGYGIVSTNHPGSKQGFGLNVIGGYDFNGDGINDLVISDPLAVNNNKVVGAVYVVYGGHEKDYEDALKANHGQIDIKTILENGWGEVHYGSVENQYFGWSVDVVDMNKDGHPDLLVGAPSQIGAATTDKNPNAQYNGQVYVIYNTHDAPVADDTTPAARAFNVDEPNHHDDSGIALLLDGDHQNIDLANLVDALKEMHNIDMSNGNNTLKVDNQTLDKVEGENHDALIVNGENGNVELSGGADHWQDNGTVTIDGKVYHDYHSSGQSEVLIEDRIHVTIL
- a CDS encoding MFS transporter; translation: MAKRNPYAQREWLPHEKPMLPGSPSTPLHSPAMRIAFGLIGLLISITGALSNALVTANLTNLQGTFAAYSNEIAWLPAVYVMGNISINLLLVKFRQQFGLRLFTEAFLVLYVLVAFFHLLANDLSSAIIVRTAHGMVGAALSSLGIYYQVQAWPAKHRLKALVIGLTASQLAIPLARLFSTELLQLDEWRGLYLFELGLAMIALGCVLVVKLPPGDRIKAFEKLDFLTFILLAPGMALICAVLSLGRIEWWFTTPWLGISLAIALVLIVAAVVLEHNRQNPLINTRWLSNGMMVRLGIVMIMMRIVLAEQNTGAVGFLQQLGLLNDQMRGMALAIILGVVAGIVLSALTIRPTHLSWPIVFSLLVMIIASLMDAQSSPLTRGDNMYFSQFLLGFSSAFFLAPAMLLGIGSVVTQPKNLVSFVVLFGMSQNLGGLIGAAILGTFQTWREKYHSSLLGDQLSQLNPNVTERLSQYSALFSSQLPDGTLLSAQSSSQLQTIATLQSNILAYNDTYYLTAGLALITLMWVLWRLTRLRYLNWRLARRNLAEQRQLALSANRTETP
- a CDS encoding MarR family winged helix-turn-helix transcriptional regulator; the encoded protein is MTDYPQPFSRLLHLTAHAWRLAVDRRLKESGLSMSSWMAIATVATANEPPTQKALAQLLGLEEASVVPLVDRLVKQQLLARVQPQEDRRKRLLMLTEQGNIAFAEVKTQADTLRAQLLADIDPQALAVTEHVLQQLLTRLGTL